The sequence CCAAAAAACGGAGTCCAACGGCCCGCGCTCGCGATCCCGGCGCAGAGCGAGAATGACGCCCGCGAACGTCAAGCCGGAGAATAGAGCAAGGCCGTTGCCGCGCCATTCGCCAGGACGCAACTCGCCCATGAAGAAAAACGCCATGCCCAATAGGCTCAAACCGATCGTAACCACTCGGCCAAACGTAATTTTCTCGCCGAGCCACAACGCGCCGCCCGCCATGACCCAGGCGGGCATGGTATATTGCAGGAAAATGGCGTTGGCGGCGGTAGTCATCTTCATAGCCATGACGTATGTGGTCGTCATGAGCACATAAGAAGCCGCTCCCATCCAGCCATAGCGGCTCATGCGGCAGAGAGTTTTACCGCGGCCTTGCTTTATAAGCAGCAAACCGATGAAAACCGCTGCGATTAAACCTCGCAATCCCGCGATGGGAAGAGCGGCCAAGGGCAATAATTTAATGCTCAATCCGCCGGTGGAAAACAACAGCACCGACGCGACGGCGGCGATGACGGCGGAATGACGAGATGGATTTCTCATGGATTCTCATTGGCGAAC comes from Candidatus Omnitrophota bacterium and encodes:
- a CDS encoding DMT family transporter; translation: MRNPSRHSAVIAAVASVLLFSTGGLSIKLLPLAALPIAGLRGLIAAVFIGLLLIKQGRGKTLCRMSRYGWMGAASYVLMTTTYVMAMKMTTAANAIFLQYTMPAWVMAGGALWLGEKITFGRVVTIGLSLLGMAFFFMGELRPGEWRGNGLALFSGLTFAGVILALRRDRERGPLDSVFWGNAANAVFVIPLAALYQPGFWAQLSSPAVWAGLLWLGVFQIGVGYILYIIALKGLLAVEVAILSLIEPVLNPTWVYLANGETPSIQALIGGAVILTAVLLYSLYSQPEIEPSS